A genomic region of Sideroxydans sp. CL21 contains the following coding sequences:
- a CDS encoding YaeQ family protein, producing the protein MAIKATIFKANLQIADMERHYYQDHALTLARHPSETDERLMVRLLAFALHAHEYLEFGQGMTADDEADLWLKDLTGAIELWIDVGLPDEKLIRKACGRSNQVIVYTYGGRIADMWFAQNSNQFERLKNLTVINLPVETTRAIAKLAQRTMQLQCTIQDGQVWLSDGNESVEVERVVLKAPATA; encoded by the coding sequence ATGGCAATCAAGGCAACCATCTTCAAAGCCAATCTGCAAATAGCGGATATGGAGCGTCACTATTATCAGGATCACGCGCTAACCTTGGCTAGACATCCTTCGGAAACCGATGAACGACTTATGGTCCGTTTGCTGGCCTTTGCTCTGCACGCACATGAATATCTGGAGTTCGGCCAAGGCATGACAGCCGATGATGAGGCGGACTTGTGGCTAAAGGATTTGACCGGTGCGATTGAGTTATGGATCGACGTGGGACTGCCCGATGAGAAGCTGATTCGCAAAGCCTGCGGACGCTCCAACCAGGTAATCGTTTACACGTATGGAGGACGCATCGCCGATATGTGGTTTGCGCAGAATAGCAACCAGTTTGAACGACTCAAGAATCTCACCGTGATCAATCTGCCAGTAGAAACTACGCGCGCCATCGCCAAACTCGCGCAGCGCACGATGCAATTGCAATGCACGATTCAGGACGGGCAAGTATGGCTGAGCGACGGGAATGAAAGCGTAGAGGTGGAGAGGGTAGTTTTGAAAGCGCCTGCAACCGCATGA
- a CDS encoding TraB/GumN family protein, with product MSESIRLVIFAALVGIANPACVEAATCPPAVEQPTPEMVRAAMHNARDHGFLWRISKDGRTSYLYGTMHVGKFDWTFPGPHVAKALRATDTLALELDFLDPDIRNRVNKGMATQRVMALPAQLEKRLREQAEAVCIPYDALARLTPEFQIATLTLMVGRWDGLDASYAIDAILAGIGHGAKKEVVSLETPESQLQLLQMQDEQETVTFVRESLDELETGRERKLLKRLSRVWAAADYPEMEHYSEWCDCMNTENERELMKRILDDRNPKLADRIDALHMGGKRVFAAVGSLHMFGATGLPMLMSKHGYVVERIELKSQ from the coding sequence TTGTCTGAGTCAATTCGTTTGGTTATTTTCGCGGCATTGGTTGGGATCGCAAATCCTGCTTGCGTCGAGGCGGCGACTTGCCCGCCTGCAGTTGAGCAACCTACTCCCGAAATGGTCCGGGCCGCCATGCACAATGCTCGCGACCACGGTTTTTTGTGGCGCATCAGCAAGGACGGGCGCACCTCATATCTCTACGGCACCATGCATGTCGGCAAGTTCGACTGGACGTTTCCCGGACCCCATGTGGCAAAGGCTTTGCGCGCAACCGATACGCTGGCACTTGAGCTCGATTTTCTGGATCCGGATATCCGCAATCGTGTGAACAAGGGTATGGCGACGCAACGCGTAATGGCGTTGCCTGCGCAACTGGAAAAGCGCTTGCGGGAACAGGCCGAGGCTGTGTGCATTCCCTACGATGCGCTTGCCAGGTTGACACCCGAGTTTCAAATTGCAACCCTGACTCTGATGGTGGGCCGCTGGGACGGGCTCGACGCATCGTACGCGATCGATGCCATTCTGGCGGGGATAGGGCACGGTGCGAAGAAAGAGGTGGTGTCGCTGGAGACGCCCGAATCGCAACTGCAACTATTGCAAATGCAGGATGAGCAGGAAACCGTCACTTTCGTTCGGGAAAGTCTGGACGAATTGGAAACGGGGCGCGAGCGCAAACTGCTCAAGCGTTTGTCACGTGTGTGGGCCGCTGCGGATTATCCGGAAATGGAACACTACAGCGAGTGGTGCGATTGCATGAATACCGAAAATGAACGCGAATTGATGAAGCGCATTCTGGATGACCGCAATCCCAAACTGGCGGATCGCATCGATGCGTTACACATGGGCGGCAAAAGGGTATTTGCCGCAGTCGGCAGCTTGCATATGTTCGGTGCGACAGGGTTGCCTATGTTGATGTCTAAGCATGGTTATGTAGTGGAGCGTATTGAATTAAAATCGCAGTGA
- a CDS encoding cyclic nucleotide-binding domain-containing protein encodes MNLAELFRHETDLESLYAGQTLFNEGEKGHLMYILMSGTAMIFVRDKLVETAEAGAIVGEMAMIDDATRTATVIAKTDCRFLPIERNRFNFLIQQTPNFALHVMRVIADRLRKADAIL; translated from the coding sequence ATGAATCTGGCCGAGTTGTTTCGTCATGAGACCGATTTGGAATCGCTGTATGCGGGACAGACTTTGTTCAATGAAGGAGAGAAGGGGCATTTGATGTATATACTCATGTCGGGCACGGCCATGATCTTCGTGCGCGACAAGCTGGTGGAAACTGCGGAAGCAGGTGCCATCGTGGGCGAGATGGCGATGATCGATGACGCGACTCGCACGGCAACGGTGATCGCAAAGACGGATTGCAGGTTTCTGCCCATCGAGCGTAATCGTTTCAATTTCCTGATACAACAGACCCCGAATTTCGCCTTGCATGTCATGAGAGTGATCGCCGACCGTTTGCGCAAGGCGGATGCGATTTTGTGA
- a CDS encoding BolA family protein produces MKVTPEMVKNYIQQGLDCEHIHVDGDGRHFEAVIVSKEFAGLGMLKQHQLVYKVLGDRMGPIHALSMKTLTPEQWANQA; encoded by the coding sequence ATGAAAGTGACACCGGAAATGGTCAAGAATTACATCCAGCAGGGGCTGGACTGCGAACACATCCATGTTGACGGCGATGGCCGTCATTTCGAGGCTGTGATCGTGAGCAAGGAATTTGCAGGCTTGGGGATGCTGAAACAGCATCAGCTTGTCTACAAAGTTTTGGGAGACAGGATGGGGCCGATACACGCCCTGTCGATGAAGACCCTGACACCGGAGCAGTGGGCCAATCAGGCCTAA
- the grxD gene encoding Grx4 family monothiol glutaredoxin gives MDEKTIALEKIRKTVTENPIVLYMKGTPQFPQCGFSGRAAQVLKACGVDRYVAVNVLADQEVFDNLRFYADFPTFPQLYINGELIGGSDIMVGLYEQGELQKLIETATAH, from the coding sequence ATGGATGAAAAAACAATCGCACTGGAAAAGATCAGGAAAACCGTTACCGAAAACCCCATCGTGCTTTATATGAAGGGTACGCCGCAGTTCCCTCAATGCGGGTTCTCCGGGCGCGCGGCACAGGTGCTCAAGGCTTGCGGGGTGGACAGGTATGTCGCGGTGAATGTGCTGGCAGACCAGGAGGTATTCGACAACCTGAGGTTCTATGCCGATTTTCCGACTTTCCCCCAGCTTTACATCAATGGCGAATTGATTGGCGGTTCCGACATCATGGTGGGACTGTATGAGCAGGGTGAGCTGCAGAAACTGATCGAGACAGCCACTGCTCATTAG
- a CDS encoding methyl-accepting chemotaxis protein, protein MNHKSGLTLKARLYILLGSMLLGLLLLGGYSVFNLRSHIMEEKKQALQALVEAGMGVIQQQYDLFKAGKLTEEEAQRLAKDNLRKSRYHNGSDYLFIYDMNGFNVMLAAKPELEGQSRIDAKDPTGKYYIKEWVELLKKSDSAYMDYMFPKPGSNDPIPKVAYAKVFQPWGWWLATGVYIEDVDEEFRQAALKSILFFGVIAVILGTLGWTINRSVQRQIGGEPAVAAEQAEGFASGDLTRRIVSSSDQPGNLLATLGTMQDRLAGIVRSILASTEVLAKESKELSVAANEISLATRNQAESSAATAAAIEELTVSINEVSEIALTTEANSRETADLAGRGGDVVRQAADKIEHIAASVHDSTGRIQSLVDRSQEIGKITQVIKEIADQTNLLALNAAIEAARAGEQGRGFAVVADEVRKLAERTSQATAEISKMVDAIRTDTQQTVVAMESATPLVKQGQELALQATGLLDDIQRQATDSLSKAREVANATKAQAVTANEIAGHVESIATMTEQTNAATQSNAAAADQLNVLAGKLKEDMAYFKV, encoded by the coding sequence ATGAATCACAAGAGCGGTCTCACACTCAAGGCGCGACTTTACATTTTGCTCGGCAGCATGTTGCTGGGGCTCCTGCTGCTTGGCGGGTATTCAGTGTTCAATTTGCGCTCGCACATCATGGAAGAAAAGAAGCAGGCACTCCAGGCACTCGTGGAAGCCGGCATGGGGGTCATCCAGCAACAATATGATCTGTTCAAGGCGGGCAAGCTCACGGAGGAGGAAGCACAGCGCCTCGCCAAGGATAATTTGCGCAAGAGCCGATACCACAACGGCTCAGACTACTTGTTCATTTACGATATGAATGGCTTCAATGTCATGCTTGCCGCGAAGCCCGAACTTGAGGGGCAGAGCAGGATAGATGCCAAGGATCCAACAGGGAAGTACTACATCAAGGAATGGGTAGAGCTGCTCAAGAAGAGTGACAGTGCCTACATGGACTACATGTTCCCCAAGCCGGGTTCGAATGATCCGATCCCGAAGGTGGCTTACGCCAAAGTGTTCCAGCCCTGGGGCTGGTGGTTGGCGACGGGAGTGTACATTGAGGATGTGGATGAAGAGTTCAGGCAGGCGGCGCTGAAGTCTATCCTGTTCTTTGGAGTGATCGCAGTCATCCTTGGCACGTTGGGCTGGACGATCAACCGCAGTGTGCAACGCCAGATCGGCGGGGAACCCGCCGTGGCCGCGGAGCAGGCAGAAGGATTCGCCAGTGGCGACCTGACGCGGCGCATCGTCTCTTCCAGCGACCAGCCGGGCAACCTGCTGGCAACCCTGGGGACGATGCAGGACAGGCTGGCCGGTATTGTGCGCAGCATACTCGCCAGCACCGAGGTGCTGGCCAAAGAATCCAAAGAATTGTCGGTGGCCGCCAACGAGATCAGTCTGGCCACGCGCAACCAGGCCGAATCCAGTGCAGCCACGGCTGCGGCAATTGAAGAGCTCACCGTCAGCATCAACGAAGTGTCGGAGATTGCCCTGACGACGGAAGCGAATTCGCGCGAGACGGCCGATCTGGCCGGCAGGGGCGGCGATGTCGTGCGCCAGGCCGCGGACAAGATCGAGCATATCGCAGCCTCCGTTCATGACTCCACTGGGCGTATCCAGTCCCTGGTTGACCGCTCGCAGGAGATTGGGAAGATCACCCAGGTCATCAAGGAGATCGCGGACCAGACCAACCTGCTGGCCTTGAATGCCGCCATCGAAGCGGCGCGGGCAGGCGAACAAGGCCGGGGATTTGCGGTGGTTGCGGACGAAGTCAGGAAACTGGCGGAGCGGACTTCACAGGCGACTGCCGAAATCTCCAAGATGGTCGACGCCATCCGGACGGATACCCAGCAGACGGTGGTTGCGATGGAAAGTGCAACGCCGCTGGTCAAACAGGGGCAGGAGCTGGCGCTGCAGGCGACCGGCTTGCTCGACGACATCCAGCGTCAGGCGACCGATTCGCTGTCCAAGGCGCGGGAGGTGGCGAATGCCACCAAGGCACAGGCGGTCACGGCCAACGAGATCGCAGGCCATGTCGAGAGCATCGCCACCATGACCGAGCAGACCAATGCCGCCACCCAAAGCAACGCGGCGGCAGCGGATCAGTTGAATGTGCTGGCCGGAAAACTCAAGGAAGATATGGCTTACTTCAAGGTTTGA